From one Dermacentor andersoni chromosome 1, qqDerAnde1_hic_scaffold, whole genome shotgun sequence genomic stretch:
- the LOC126545563 gene encoding transmembrane protein 127-like encodes MPLERAAVRHHRPHHWRLKERERNLLAAVLSIVVIATLSTALVHPRWFYLQGGGCGHKYLGVQNFFYVGYFEEFPRHFVNGPSRLPSYVYYGWNEVMKDCVTPTIVSLQRVLIVLCFLAIVSSLLQFFMDALGVTYKWLRAIRRNAFCSIVTVGLCLGIVGTCYYISTLMEVQQEMTKPSRSSRVEVSFSVSYHLVAAAGAAAVLAAGANLLARPVPVTRLGDSAIDSLLLDDDFSRETFVVGISHSEMWPYRQDLTHLHNLPPLPPYSP; translated from the exons ATGCCTTTGGAGCGAGCAGCAGTACGACATCATCGGCCCCATCACTGGCGCCTCAAGGAGCGCGAGCGGAACTTATTGGCAGCTGTTCTCAGCATTGTTGTCATTGCTACACTTTCCACAGCTTTAGTGCACCCACGTTGGTTTTATCTGCAGGGTGGTGGCTGTGGCCATAAGTATCTGGGGGTGCAGAATTTCTTTTATGTTGGCTACTTTGAGGAATTCCCCCGGCACTTTGTCAACGGACCATCGCGATTGCCTTCATATGTCTATTACGGGTGGAATGAAG TGATGAAGGACTGTGTCACGCCAACTATCGTCAGCCTCCAAAGAGTGCTCATAGTTTTGTGTTTTCTGGCTATCGTGAGCAGTTTGCTGCAGTTTTTTATGGATGCCCTGGGTGTCACATACAAGTGGTTGAGAGCCATTCGAAGAAATGCTTTCTGCAGCATCGTTACAG TGGGCCTCTGTCTTGGAATTGTTGGCACATGCTACTACATCTCAACATTGATGGAGGTGCAGCAAGAAATGACTAAACCAAGCCGGAGTTCACGTGTGGAGGTCAGCTTCAGTGTTAGTTACCATCTTGTAGCAGCAGCTGGAGCTGCAGCCGTTTTGGCTGCTGGTGCGaacctgttggctcgtcctgtgCCAGTGACACGGCTGGGTGATTCAGCAATTGACAGCCTGCTCCTGGATGATGACTTCTCACGGGAGACCTTTGTAGTAGGCATCTCACATTCAGAAATGTGGCCTTATAGACAGGACTTGACTCACTTGCACAACTTGCCTCCATTGCCACCCTActcaccatga